In the Corynebacterium suedekumii genome, one interval contains:
- a CDS encoding VOC family protein, with protein sequence MSLRLSHTTFDARDPYPVAEFWRELLGWEITEPESYRPGSEECYLISPDGYVLLFYYSPDVKTVKNRAHLDLRPSGGASRDEEIERALSLGATMVADLREEYTWAVMADPEGNEFCILNG encoded by the coding sequence ATGAGTCTTCGCCTGTCCCACACCACCTTCGACGCCCGCGATCCCTATCCCGTCGCCGAGTTCTGGCGCGAGCTGCTCGGCTGGGAGATCACCGAACCCGAGTCGTACCGGCCTGGATCGGAGGAGTGCTACCTCATCAGCCCCGATGGTTATGTGCTCCTCTTCTACTACTCCCCGGACGTCAAGACCGTGAAGAACCGCGCCCACCTCGACCTGCGCCCGAGCGGCGGCGCCTCGCGGGACGAGGAGATTGAGCGGGCGCTGTCCCTCGGTGCCACGATGGTCGCCGACCTGCGGGAGGAGTACACCTGGGCCGTCATGGCGGACCCGGAGGGCAACGAGTTCTGCATCCTCAACGGTTAG
- a CDS encoding ABC transporter substrate-binding protein, protein MRSFTRPITHRSSRRPLVATAAAGAAALLLVACGEPTEGSSDDAATTGAADGEKTTITVYTSEPEEKVDEINAAFMAANPDIEVEVYRAGTGDLNARIAAEKESGDIEADVLWAADSATFESYKAEGDLAQLQDVDTSALIEEAVDEDDHYVGTRIIPTVIAYNTDVIDEADAPQSWADLVDPKYAGQLVMPDPAVSGAAAFNASVWKNDEQIGEDWINALGENQPMIAQSNGPTSQEIAGGGHPVGVVVDYLVRDLAAAGSPIAAVYPDEGAPYITEPAGVFEDSDQKEAAERYISFLLSEEGQKIAVEQAYLPVREDVGTPENTPPLNEIALMTPDLQVVTEDKDAAVELFQNAMQ, encoded by the coding sequence ATGCGCTCCTTCACCCGCCCGATCACGCACCGCTCGTCTCGTCGCCCGCTGGTGGCCACCGCCGCGGCCGGTGCCGCCGCCCTCCTGCTCGTCGCCTGCGGTGAGCCCACCGAGGGGTCCTCCGATGATGCGGCCACCACCGGGGCCGCCGACGGGGAGAAGACGACCATCACGGTCTACACCTCTGAGCCGGAGGAGAAGGTCGACGAGATCAACGCCGCGTTCATGGCGGCCAACCCCGACATCGAGGTGGAGGTCTACCGCGCAGGTACCGGCGACCTCAACGCCCGTATCGCCGCGGAGAAGGAGTCCGGTGACATTGAGGCGGACGTCCTCTGGGCGGCCGACTCCGCGACGTTCGAGTCTTACAAGGCCGAGGGGGATCTCGCGCAGCTGCAGGACGTGGACACCAGCGCCCTCATCGAGGAGGCCGTCGACGAGGACGACCACTACGTGGGTACCCGCATCATCCCGACCGTGATCGCGTACAACACCGATGTCATCGACGAGGCCGACGCACCGCAGTCCTGGGCCGACCTGGTGGACCCGAAGTACGCCGGCCAGCTGGTCATGCCGGATCCGGCCGTGTCGGGTGCTGCGGCGTTCAACGCGTCGGTGTGGAAGAACGACGAGCAGATCGGTGAGGACTGGATCAACGCCCTGGGTGAGAACCAGCCGATGATCGCCCAGTCCAACGGCCCGACCTCGCAGGAGATCGCGGGCGGCGGACACCCGGTGGGTGTGGTCGTCGATTATCTGGTCCGTGATCTGGCGGCCGCGGGCTCCCCGATCGCCGCCGTGTACCCGGACGAGGGTGCGCCGTACATCACGGAGCCGGCCGGCGTGTTCGAGGATTCGGACCAGAAGGAGGCCGCGGAGCGCTACATCAGTTTCCTGCTCTCCGAGGAGGGCCAGAAGATCGCGGTCGAGCAGGCGTACCTGCCGGTGCGGGAGGACGTCGGCACGCCGGAGAACACCCCGCCGCTGAATGAGATCGCCCTGATGACCCCGGATCTGCAGGTGGTCACCGAGGACAAGGACGCGGCCGTCGAGCTGTTCCAGAACGCCATGCAGTAA